One genomic window of Stigmatopora nigra isolate UIUO_SnigA chromosome 13, RoL_Snig_1.1, whole genome shotgun sequence includes the following:
- the LOC144206567 gene encoding uncharacterized protein LOC144206567 → MPKVKGPDIDISLSKKDGEFKLPEGEVEIPEFEVKSPSAQVEIEAPKIEGQGSVEGSPSKFKLPTISFPKFSLKKQSSKEGEIEIDLPEGEIKIKSPEVEFQTPDVDVALDGKEHKFKMPKFGISMPKVTGPDIDISLSKKDGEFKLPEGEVELPEFEVKLPSAQVEIEAPKIEGQGSVDGSPSKFKLPTISFPKFALDKLSSKEGDIKMDLPEGEIKIMSPEMEFQTPDIDVAVDGKEHKFKMPKFGISMPKVKGPDIDISLSKKDGEFKLPKGEVELPEFEVKLPSAEVEIEAPKIEGQGSVEGSPSKFKLPTISFPKFSLKKKSSKGEIKIDLPEGEMKINSPEVEFHTPEVGVSIDGKETTFKMPKFGISMPKVKGPDIDISLSKNDGEFKLPEGEVELPEFEVKSPSAQIEIEAPKIEGQGSVEGSPSKSKLPTISFPKFSLKKQSSKGEIEIDLPEGEMKINSPEVEFQTPDVDVAVDGKEQKFKMPKFGISMPKVKGPDIDISLSKKDGEFKLPEGEVELPEFEVKSPSAQIEIEAPKIEGQGSVEGSPSKFKLPTISFPKFSLKKQSSKGEIDIDLPEGEIKIKSPEVELQTPNVDIAVDGKEHKFKMPKFGISMPKVTGPDIDISLSKKDKEFKLPEGEVELPEFEVKLPSAQVEIEAPKIEGQGSVEGSPSKFKLPTISFPKFSLKKQSSKGEIEIDLPEGEMKINSPEVEFQTPDVDVAVDGKEHKFKMPKFGISMPKVKGPDIDISLSKKDGEFKLPEGEVELPEFEVKSPSAQIEIEAPKIEGQGSVEGSPSKFKLPTISFPKFSLKKQSSKEGEIEIDLPEGEIKIKSPEVEFQTPDVDVAVDDKEHKFKMPKFGISMPKVTGPDIDISLSKKDKEFKLPEGEVELPEFEVKLPSAQVDIEAPKIEGQGSVEGSPSKFKLPTISFPKFSLKKQSSKEGEIEIDLPEGEIKIKSPEVEFQTPDVDVAVDGKEHKFKMPKFGISMPKVTGPDIDISLSKKDKEFKLPEGEVELPEFEVKLPSAQVEIEAPKIEGQGSVEGSPSKFKLPTISFPKFSLKKQSSKEGEIEMDLPEGEIKIKSPEVEFQTPDVNVAVDGKEHRFKMPKFGISMPKVTGPDIDISLSKKDKEFKLPEGEVELPEFEVKLPSAQVEIEAPKIEGQGSVEGSPSKFKLPTISFPKFSLKKQSSKEGEIEIDLPEGEIKIKSPEVEFQTPDVNVAVDGKEHRFKMPKFGISMPKVKGPDIDISLSKKDGEFKLPEGEVELPEFEVELPSAQVEIEAPKIEGQGSVEGSPSKFKLPTISFPKFSLKKQSSKGEIEIDLPEGEMKINSPEVEFQTPDVDVAVDGKEHKFKMPKFGIFMPKVKGPDIDISLSKKDGEFKLPEGEVELPEFEVKSPSAQIEIEAPKIEGQGSVEGSPSRFKLPTISFPKFSLKKQSSKEGEIEIDLPEGEIKIKSPEVEFQTPDVDVAVDDKEHKFKMPKFGISMPKVTGPDIDISLSKKDKEFKLPEGEVELPEFEVKLPSAQVDIEAPKIEGQGSVEGSPSKFKLPTISFPKFSLKKQSSKEGEIEIDLPEGEIKIKSPEVEFQTPDVDVAVDGKEHKFKMPKFGISMPKVTGPDIDISLSKKDKEFKLPEGEVELPEFEVKLPSAQVEIEAPKIEGQGSVEGSPSKFKLPTISFPKFSLKKQSSKEGEIEMDLPEGEIKIKSPEVEFQTPDVNVAVDGKEHRFKMPKFGISMPKVKGPDIDISLSKKDGEFKLPEGEVELPEFEVELPSAQVEIEAPKIEGQGSVEGSPSKFKLPTISFPKFSLKKQSSKGEIEIDLPEGEMEINSPEVEFQTPDVDVAVDGKEQKLKMPKFGISMAKVTGPAIDISLSKKDGEFKLPEGEVELTEFEVKSPSAQIEIEAPKIEGQGSVEGSPSKFKLPTISFPKFSLKKQSSKGQIEIDLPEGEMKINSPELEFQTPDVDVAVDGKEHKFKMPKFGISMPKVKGPDIDISLSKKDGEFKLPEGEVELPEFEVKSPSAQIEIEAPKIEGQGSVEGSPSKFKLPTISFPKFPLKKQSSKDGDIKMDLPEGEIKIKSPEVEFHTPEVDVSIDGKETTFKMPKFGISMPKVKGPDIDISLSKKDGEFKLPEGEVEFPEFEVELPSAQVEIEAPKIEGKGSVEGSPSKFKLPTITFPKFSLKKQSSKEGEIEIDLPEGEIKIKSPEVEFQTPDVDVAVDDKELKFKMPKFGISMPKVTGPDIDISLSKKDKEFKLPEGEVELPEFEVKLPSAQVEIEAPKIEGQGSVEGSPSKFKLPTITFPKFSLNKQSSKEGDIKMDLPEGEIKIKSPEVEFQTPDVNVAVDGKEHRFKMPKFGISMPKVKGPDIDISLSKKDGEFKLPEGEVELPEFEVKLPSAQVDIEAPKIEGQGSVEGSPSKFKLPTISFPKFSLKKQSSKEGEIEIDLPEGEIKIKSPEVEFQTPDVDVAVDDKEHKFKMPKFGISMPKVTGPDIDISLSKKDGEFKLPEGEVELPEFEVKSPSAQIEIEAPKIEGQGSVEGSPSRFKLPTISFPKFSLKKQSSKEGEIEIDLPEGEIKIKSPEVEFQTPDVDVAVDDKEHKFKMPKFGISMPKVTGPDIDISLSKKDKEFKLPEGEVELPEFEVKLPSAQVEIEAPKIEGQGSVEGSPSKFKLPTISFPKFSLKKQSSKEGEIEIDLPEGEIKIKSPEVEFQTPDVNVAVDGKEHRFKMPKFGISMPKVKGPDIDISLSKKDGEFKLPEGEVELPEFEVELPSAQVEIEAPKIEGQGSVEGSPSKFKLPTISFPKFSLKKQSSKGEIEIDLPEGEMKINSPEVEFQTPDVDVAVDGKEHKFKMPKFGISMPKVKGPDIDISLSKKDGEFKLPEGEVELPEFEVKSPSAQIEIEAPKIEGQGSVEGSPSRFKLPTISFPKFSLKKQSSKEGEIEIDLPEGEIKIKSPEVEFQTPDVDVAVDDKEHKFKMPKFGISMPKVTGPDIDISLSKKDKEFKLPEGKVELPEFEVKLPSAQVDIEAPKIEGQGSVEGSPSKFKLPTISFPKFSLKKQITGPDIDISLSKKDKEFKLPEGEVELPEFEVKLPSAQVEIEAPKIEGQGSVEGSPSKFKLPTISFPKFSLKKQSSKEGEIEMDLPEGEIKIKSPEVEFQTPDVNVAVDGKEHRFKMPKFGISMAKVTGPAIDISLSKKDGEFKLPEGEVELTEFEVKSPSAQIEIEAPKIEGQGSVEGSPSKFKLPTISFPKFSLKKQSSKGQIEIDLPEGEMKINSPELEFQTPDVDVAVDGKEHKFKMPKFGISMPKVKGPDIDISLSKKDGEFKLPEGEVELPEFEVKSPSAQIEIEAPKIEGQGSVEGSPSKFKLPTISFPKFPLKKQSSKDGDIKMDLPEGEIKIKSPEVEFHTPEVDVSIDGKETTFKMPKFGISMPKVKGPDIDISLSKKDGEFKLPEGEVEFPEFEVELPSAQVEIEAPKIEGKGSVEGSPSKFKLPTITFPKFSLKKQSSKEGEIEIDLPEGEIKIKSPEVEFQTPDVDVAVDDKELKFKMPKFGISMPKLK, encoded by the exons ATGCCAAAAGTAAAAGGGCCAGATATTGACATAAGCTTATCGAAGAAAGATGGAGAGTTCAAGCTTCCAGAAGGAGAAGTTGAAATTCCGGAATTTGAAGTGAAATCCCCATCAGCCCAAGTAGAAATTGaagctccaaaaattgaaggacagGGCAGTGTTGAAGGATCTCCATCAAAGTTTAAATTACCAACAATCTCATTTCCCAAATTCTCGTTAAAGAAGCAAAGTAGCAAAGAAGGAGAAATTGAGATAGATCTTCCagaaggggaaataaaaatTAAGTCACCTGAAGTGGAGTTTCAAACACCAGACGTAGATGTTGCTTTAGATGGTAAGGAACACaagtttaaaatgccaaagtttggcATCTCCATGCCAAAAGTAACAGGGCCAGATATTGACATAAGCTTATCAAAGAAAGATGGAGAGTTCAAGCTTCCAGAAGGAGAAGTTGAACTCCCGGAATTTGAAGTGAAATTACCATCAGCTCAAGTAGAAATTGaagctccaaaaattgaaggacaAGGCAGTGTAGATGGATCTCCGTCAAAATTTAAACTACCTACAATCTCATTTCCCAAATTCGCATTAGATAAGCTAAGTAGCAAAGAGGGAGATATTAAGATGGATCTTCCagaaggggaaataaaaataatgtcacCTGAAATGGAGTTTCAAACACCAGACATAGATGTCGCTGTAGATGGTAAGGAACATaagtttaaaatgccaaagtttggcATCTCCATGCCAAAAGTGAAAGGGCCAGACATTGACATAAGCTTATCGAAGAAAGATGGAGAGTTCAAGCTTCCAAAAGGAGAAGTTGAACTCCCGGAATTTGAAGTGAAATTACCATCAGCTGAAGTAGAAATTGaagctccaaaaattgaaggacagGGCAGTGTTGAAGGATCTCCATCAAAATTTAAATTACCAACAATCTCATTTCCCAAATTCTCGTTAAAGAAGAAAAGTAGCAAAGGAGAAATTAAGATTGATCTTCCAGAAggagaaatgaaaataaattcaccTGAAGTGGAATTTCACACACCAGAAGTAGGTGTCAGTATAGATGGTAAGGAAACTAcgtttaaaatgccaaagtttggcATCTCCATGCCAAAAGTAAAAGGGCCAGATATTGACATAAGCTTATCGAAGAACGATGGAGAGTTCAAGCTTCCAGAAGGAGAAGTTGAACTTCCGGAATTTGAAGTGAAATCCCCATCAGCCCAAATAGAAATTGaagctccaaaaattgaaggacagGGCAGTGTTGAAGGATCTCCATCAAAAAGTAAATTACCAACAATCTCATTTCCCAAATTCTCGTTAAAGAAGCAAAGTAGCAAAGGAGAAATTGAGATTGATCTTCCAGAAggagaaatgaaaataaattcaccTGAAGTGGAATTTCAAACACCAgacgtagatgtcgctgtagatGGTAAGGAACAGaagtttaaaatgccaaagtttggcATCTCCATGCCAAAAGTGAAAGGGCCAGATATTGACATAAGCTTATCGAAGAAAGATGGAGAGTTCAAGCTTCCAGAAGGAGAAGTTGAACTCCCGGAATTTGAAGTGAAATCACCATCAGCCCAAATAGAAATTGaagctccaaaaattgaaggacagGGCAGTGTTGAAGGATCTCCATCAAAATTTAAATTACCAACAATCTCATTTCCCAAATTCTCGTTAAAGAAGCAAAGTAGCAAAGGAGAAATTGACATAGATCTCCCAGaaggagaaataaaaataaagtcacctGAAGTGGAGCTTCAAACACCGAATGTAGATATCGCTGTAGATGGTAAGGAACATaagtttaaaatgccaaagtttggcATCTCCATGCCAAAAGTAACAGGGCCAGATATTGACATAAGCTTATCGAAGAAAGATAAAGAGTTCAAGCTTCCAGAAGGAGAAGTTGAACTCCCGGAATTTGAAGTGAAATTACCATCAGCTCAAGTAGAAATTGaagctccaaaaattgaaggacagGGCAGTGTTGAAGGATCTCCATCAAAATTTAAATTACCAACAATCTCATTTCCCAAATTCTCGTTAAAGAAGCAAAGTAGCAAAGGAGAAATTGAGATTGATCTTCCAGAAggagaaatgaaaataaattcaccTGAAGTGGAATTTCAAACACCAgacgtagatgtcgctgtagatGGTAAGGAACATaagtttaaaatgccaaagtttggcATCTCCATGCCAAAAGTAAAAGGGCCAGATATTGACATAAGCTTATCGAAAAAAGATGGAGAGTTCAAGCTTCCAGAAGGAGAAGTTGAACTTCCGGAATTTGAAGTGAAATCCCCATCGGCCCAAATAGAAATTGaagctccaaaaattgaaggacagGGCAGTGTTGAAGGATCTCCATCAAAGTTTAAATTACCAACAATCTCATTTCCCAAATTCTCGTTAAAGAAGCAAAGTAGCAAAGAAGGAGAAATTGAGATAGATCTTCCagaaggggaaataaaaataaagtcacctGAAGTGGAGTTTCAAACACCAGACGTAGATGTTGCTGTAGATGATAAGGAACATaagtttaaaatgccaaagtttggcATCTCCATGCCAAAAGTAACAGGGCCAGATATTGACATAAGCTTATCGAAGAAAGATAAAGAGTTCAAGCTTCCAGAAGGAGAAGTTGAACTCCCGGAATTTGAAGTGAAATTACCATCAGCTCAAGTAGACATTGaagctccaaaaattgaaggacagGGCAGTGTTGAAGGATCTCCATCAAAGTTTAAATTACCAACAATCTCATTTCCCAAATTCTCGTTAAAGAAGCAAAGTAGCAAAGAAGGAGAAATTGAGATAGATCTTCCagaaggggaaataaaaattaagtcacctgaagtggagtttcaaacaccagacgtagatgtcgctgtagatGGTAAGGAACATaagtttaaaatgccaaagtttggcATCTCCATGCCAAAAGTAACAGGGCCAGATATTGACATAAGCTTATCGAAAAAAGATAAAGAGTTCAAGCTTCCAGAAGGAGAAGTTGAACTCCCGGAATTCGAAGTGAAATTACCATCAGCTCAAGTAGAAATTGaagctccaaaaattgaaggacagGGCAGTGTTGAAGGATCTCCATCAAAGTTTAAATTACCAACAATCTCATTTCCCAAATTCTCGTTAAAGAAGCAAAGTAGCAAAGAAGGAGAAATTGAGATGGATCTTCCagaaggggaaataaaaataaagtcacctGAAGTGGAGTTTCAAACACCAGACGTAAATGTCGCTGTAGATGGTAAGGAACACAggtttaaaatgccaaagtttggcATCTCCATGCCAAAAGTAACAGGGCCAGATATTGACATAAGCTTATCGAAGAAAGATAAAGAGTTCAAGCTTCCAGAAGGAGAAGTTGAACTCCCGGAATTTGAAGTGAAATTACCATCAGCTCAAGTAGAAATTGaagctccaaaaattgaaggacagGGCAGTGTTGAAGGATCTCCATCAAAGTTTAAATTACCAACAATCTCATTTCCCAAATTCTCGTTAAAGAAGCAAAGTAGCAAAGAAGGAGAAATTGAGATAGATCTTCCagaaggggaaataaaaataaagtcacctGAAGTGGAGTTTCAAACACCAGACGTAAATGTCGCTGTAGATGGTAAGGAACACAggtttaaaatgccaaagtttggcATCTCCATGCCAAAAGTAAAAGGGCCAGATATTGACATAAGCTTATCGAAGAAAGATGGAGAGTTCAAGCTTCCAGAAGGAGAAGTTGAACTCCCGGAATTTGAAGTGGAATTACCATCAGCTCAAGTAGAAATTGaagctccaaaaattgaaggacagGGCAGTGTTGAAGGATCTCCATCAAAATTTAAATTACCAACAATCTCATTTCCCAAATTCTCGTTAAAGAAGCAAAGTAGCAAAGGAGAAATTGAGATTGATCTTCCAGAAggagaaatgaaaataaattcaccTGAAGTGGAATTTCAAACACCAgacgtagatgtcgctgtagatGGTAAGGAACATaagtttaaaatgccaaagtttggcATCTTCATGCCAAAAGTAAAAGGGCCAGATATTGACATAAGCTTATCGAAAAAAGATGGAGAGTTCAAGCTTCCAGAAGGAGAAGTTGAACTTCCGGAATTTGAAGTGAAATCCCCATCGGCCCAAATAGAAATTGaagctccaaaaattgaaggacagGGCAGTGTTGAAGGATCTCCATCAAGGTTTAAATTACCAACAATCTCATTTCCCAAATTCTCGTTAAAGAAGCAAAGTAGCAAAGAAGGAGAAATTGAGATAGATCTTCCagaaggggaaataaaaataaagtcacctGAAGTGGAGTTTCAAACACCAGACGTAGATGTTGCTGTAGATGATAAGGAACATaagtttaaaatgccaaagtttggcATCTCCATGCCAAAAGTAACAGGGCCAGATATTGACATAAGCTTATCGAAGAAAGATAAAGAGTTCAAGCTTCCAGAAGGAGAAGTTGAACTCCCGGAATTTGAAGTGAAATTACCATCAGCTCAAGTAGACATTGaagctccaaaaattgaaggacagGGCAGTGTTGAAGGATCTCCATCAAAGTTTAAATTACCAACAATCTCATTTCCCAAATTCTCGTTAAAGAAGCAAAGTAGCAAAGAAGGAGAAATTGAGATAGATCTTCCagaaggggaaataaaaattaagtcacctgaagtggagtttcaaacaccagacgtagatgtcgctgtagatGGTAAGGAACATaagtttaaaatgccaaagtttggcATCTCCATGCCAAAAGTAACAGGGCCAGATATTGACATAAGCTTATCGAAAAAAGATAAAGAGTTCAAGCTTCCAGAAGGAGAAGTTGAACTCCCGGAATTCGAAGTGAAATTACCATCAGCTCAAGTAGAAATTGaagctccaaaaattgaaggacagGGCAGTGTTGAAGGATCTCCATCAAAGTTTAAATTACCAACAATCTCATTTCCCAAATTCTCGTTAAAGAAGCAAAGTAGCAAAGAAGGAGAAATTGAGATGGATCTTCCagaaggggaaataaaaataaagtcacctGAAGTGGAGTTTCAAACACCAGACGTAAATGTCGCTGTAGATGGTAAGGAACACAggtttaaaatgccaaagtttggcATCTCCATGCCAAAAGTAAAAGGGCCAGATATTGACATAAGCTTATCGAAGAAAGATGGAGAGTTCAAGCTTCCAGAAGGAGAAGTTGAACTCCCGGAATTTGAAGTGGAATTACCATCAGCTCAAGTAGAAATTGaagctccaaaaattgaaggacagGGCAGTGTTGAAGGATCTCCATCAAAATTTAAATTACCAACAATCTCATTTCCCAAATTCTCGTTAAAGAAGCAAAGTAGCAAAGGAGAAATTGAGATTGATCTTCCAGAAGGagaaatggaaataaattcaCCTGAAGTGGAATTTCAAACACCAgacgtagatgtcgctgtagatGGTAAGGAACAGAAGcttaaaatgccaaagtttggcATCTCCATGGCAAAAGTAACAGGGCCAGCTATTGACATAAGCTTATCGAAGAAAGATGGAGAGTTCAAGCTTCCAGAAGGAGAAGTTGAACTCACGGAATTTGAAGTGAAATCCCCATCAGCCCAAATAGAAATTGaagctccaaaaattgaaggacagGGCAGTGTTGAAGGATCTCCATCAAAATTTAAATTACCAACAATCTCATTTCCCAAATTCTCGTTAAAGAAGCAAAGTAGCAAAGGACAAATTGAGATAGATCTCCCAGAAggagaaatgaaaataaattcaccTGAATTGGAGTTTCAAACACCAgacgtagatgtcgctgtagatGGTAAGGAACACaagtttaaaatgccaaagtttggcATCTCAATGCCAAAAGTAAAAGGGCCAGATATTGACATAAGCTTATCGAAGAAAGATGGAGAGTTCAAGCTTCCAGAAGGGGAAGTTGAACTCCCGGAATTTGAAGTGAAATCCCCATCAGCCCAAATAGAAATTGaagctccaaaaattgaaggacaAGGCAGTGTTGAAGGATCTCCGTCCAAATTTAAACTACCAACAATATCTTTTCCCAAATTCCCATTAAAGAAGCAAAGTAGCAAAGATGGAGACATTAAGATGGATCTTCCagaaggggaaataaaaataaagtcacctGAAGTGGAATTTCACACACCAGAAGTAGATGTCAGTATCGATGGTAAGGAAACTAcgtttaaaatgccaaagtttggcATCTCCATGCCAAAAGTAAAAGGGCCAGATATTGACATAAGCTTATCGAAAAAAGATGGAGAGTTCAAGCTTCCAGAAGGAGAAGTTGAATTCCCGGAATTTGAAGTGGAATTACCATCAGCTCAAGTAGAAATTGaagctccaaaaattgaaggaaaGGGCAGTGTTGAAGGATCTCCATCAAAGTTTAAATTACCAACAATCACATTTCCCAAATTCTCATTAAAGAAGCAAAGTAGCAAAGAAGGAGAAATTGAGATAGATCTTCCagaaggggaaataaaaataaagtcacctGAAGTGGAGTTTCAAACACCAGACGTAGATGTTGCTGTAGATGATAAGGAACTTaagtttaaaatgccaaagtttggcATCTCCATGCCAAAAGTAACAGGGCCAGATATTGACATAAGCTTATCGAAGAAAGATAAAGAGTTCAAGCTTCCAGAAGGAGAAGTTGAACTCCCGGAATTTGAAGTGAAATTACCATCAGCTCAAGTAGAAATTGaagctccaaaaattgaaggacagGGCAGTGTTGAAGGATCTCCATCAAAGTTTAAATTACCAACAATCACATTTCCCAAATTCTCATTAAATAAGCAAAGTAGCAAAGAGGGAGACATTAAGATGGATCTTCCagaaggggaaataaaaataaagtcacctGAAGTGGAGTTTCAAACACCAGACGTAAATGTCGCTGTAGATGGTAAGGAACACAggtttaaaatgccaaagtttggcATCTCCATGCCAAAAGTAAAAGGGCCAGATATTGACATAAGCTTATCGAAGAAAGATGGAGAGTTCAAGCTTCCAGAAGGAGAAGTTGAACTTCCGGAATTTGAAGTGAAATTACCATCAGCTCAAGTAGACATTGaagctccaaaaattgaaggacagGGCAGTGTTGAAGGATCTCCATCAAAGTTTAAATTACCAACAATCTCATTTCCCAAATTCTCGTTAAAGAAGCAAAGTAGCAAAGAAGGAGAAATTGAGATTGATCTTCCagaaggggaaataaaaattaagtcacctgaagtggagtttcaaacaccagacgtagatgtcgctgtagatGATAAGGAACATaagtttaaaatgccaaagtttggcATCTCCATGCCAAAAGTAACAGGGCCAGATATTGACATAAGCTTATCGAAAAAAGATGGAGAGTTCAAGCTTCCAGAAGGAGAAGTTGAACTTCCGGAATTTGAAGTGAAATCCCCATCGGCCCAAATAGAAATTGaagctccaaaaattgaaggacagGGCAGTGTTGAAGGATCTCCATCAAGGTTTAAATTACCAACAATCTCATTTCCCAAATTCTCGTTAAAGAAGCAAAGTAGCAAAGAAGGAGAAATTGAGATAGATCTTCCagaaggggaaataaaaatTAAGTCACCTGAAGTGGAGTTTCAAACACCAGACGTAGATGTTGCTGTAGATGATAAGGAACATaagtttaaaatgccaaagtttggcATCTCCATGCCAAAAGTAACAGGGCCAGATATTGACATAAGCTTATCGAAGAAAGATAAAGAGTTCAAGCTTCCAGAAGGAGAAGTTGAACTCCCGGAATTTGAAGTGAAATTACCATCAGCTCAAGTAGAAATTGaagctccaaaaattgaaggacagGGCAGTGTTGAAGGATCTCCATCAAAGTTTAAATTACCAACAATCTCATTTCCCAAATTCTCGTTAAAGAAGCAAAGTAGCAAAGAAGGAGAAATTGAGATAGATCTTCCagaaggggaaataaaaataaagtcacctGAAGTGGAGTTTCAAACACCAGACGTAAATGTCGCTGTAGATGGTAAGGAACACAggtttaaaatgccaaagtttggcATCTCCATGCCAAAAGTAAAAGGGCCAGATATTGACATAAGCTTATCGAAGAAAGATGGAGAGTTCAAGCTTCCAGAAGGAGAAGTTGAACTCCCGGAATTTGAAGTGGAATTACCATCAGCTCAAGTAGAAATTGaagctccaaaaattgaaggacagGGCAGTGTTGAAGGATCTCCATCAAAATTTAAATTACCAACAATCTCATTTCCCAAATTCTCGTTAAAGAAGCAAAGTAGCAAAGGAGAAATTGAGATTGATCTTCCAGAAggagaaatgaaaataaattcaccTGAAGTGGAATTTCAAACACCAgacgtagatgtcgctgtagatGGTAAGGAACATaagtttaaaatgccaaagtttggcATCTCCATGCCAAAAGTAAAAGGGCCAGATATTGACATAAGCTTATCGAAAAAAGATGGAGAGTTCAAGCTTCCAGAAGGAGAAGTTGAACTTCCGGAATTTGAAGTGAAATCCCCATCGGCCCAAATAGAAATTGaagctccaaaaattgaaggacagGGCAGTGTTGAAGGATCTCCATCAAGGTTTAAATTACCAACAATCTCATTTCCCAAATTCTCGTTAAAGAAGCAAAGTAGCAAAGAAGGAGAAATTGAGATAGATCTTCCagaaggggaaataaaaataaagtcacctGAAGTGGAGTTTCAAACACCAGACGTAGATGTTGCTGTAGATGATAAGGAACATaagtttaaaatgccaaagtttggcATCTCCATGCCAAAAGTAACAGGGCCAGATATTGACATAAGCTTATCGAAGAAAGATAAAGAGTTCAAGCTTCCAGAAGGAAAAGTTGAACTCCCGGAATTTGAAGTGAAATTACCATCAGCTCAAGTAGACATTGaagctccaaaaattgaaggacagGGCAGTGTTGAAGGATCTCCATCAAAGTTTAAATTACCAACAATCTCATTTCCCAAATTCTCGTTAAAGAAGCAAA TAACAGGGCCAGATATTGACATAAGCTTATCGAAAAAAGATAAAGAGTTCAAGCTTCCAGAAGGAGAAGTTGAACTCCCGGAATTCGAAGTGAAATTACCATCAGCTCAAGTAGAAATTGaagctccaaaaattgaaggacagGGCAGTGTTGAAGGATCTCCATCAAAGTTTAAATTACCAACAATCTCATTTCCCAAATTCTCGTTAAAGAAGCAAAGTAGCAAAGAAGGAGAAATTGAGATGGATCTTCCagaaggggaaataaaaataaagtcacctGAAGTGGAGTTTCAAACACCAGACGTAAATGTCGCTGTAGATGGTAAGGAACACAggtttaaaatgccaaagtttggcATCTCCATGGCAAAAGTAACAGGGCCAGCTATTGACATAAGCTTATCGAAGAAAGATGGAGAGTTCAAGCTTCCAGAAGGAGAAGTTGAACTCACGGAATTTGAAGTGAAATCCCCATCAGCCCAAATAGAAATTGaagctccaaaaattgaaggacagGGCAGTGTTGAAGGATCTCCATCAAAATTTAAATTACCAACAATCTCATTTCCCAAATTCTCGTTAAAGAAGCAAAGTAGCAAAGGACAAATTGAGATAGATCTCCCAGAAggagaaatgaaaataaattcaccTGAATTGGAGTTTCAAACACCAgacgtagatgtcgctgtagatGGTAAGGAACACaagtttaaaatgccaaagtttggcATCTCAATGCCAAAAGTAAAAGGGCCAGATATTGACATAAGCTTATCGAAGAAAGATGGAGAGTTCAAGCTTCCAGAAGGGGAAGTTGAACTCCCGGAATTTGAAGTGAAATCCCCATCAGCCCAAATAGAAATTGaagctccaaaaattgaaggacaAGGCAGTGTTGAAGGATCTCCGTCCAAATTTAAACTACCAACAATATCTTTTCCCAAATTCCCATTAAAGAAGCAAAGTAGCAAAGATGGAGACATTAAGATGGATCTTCCagaaggggaaataaaaataaagtcacctGAAGTGGAATTTCACACACCAGAAGTAGATGTCAGTATCGATGGTAAGGAAACTAcgtttaaaatgccaaagtttggcATCTCCATGCCAAAAGTAAAAGGGCCAGATATTGACATAAGCTTATCGAAAAAAGATGGAGAGTTCAAGCTTCCAGAAGGAGAAGTTGAATTCCCGGAATTTGAAGTGGAATTACCATCAGCTCAAGTAGAAATTGaagctccaaaaattgaaggaaaGGGCAGTGTTGAAGGATCTCCATCAAAGTTTAAATTACCAACAATCACATTTCCCAAATTCTCATTAAAGAAGCAAAGTAGCAAAGAAGGAGAAATTGAGATAGATCTTCCagaaggggaaataaaaataaagtcacctGAAGTGGAGTTTCAAACACCAGACGTAGATGTTGCTGTAGATGATAAGGAACTTaagtttaaaatgccaaagtttggcATCTCCATGCCAAAA CTCAAGTAG